The DNA region AGCTGCCATGACCACCCCCACGACCGGACCACGGCCCACCCCCCTCCTCGTCCTGGACGTGGTCGGCCTCACCCCCCAGCTCCTGGCCCACATGCCGAACCTGCGGGCTATGGCCGGAGCCGGATCCCAGGCCCCGCTCTCCACCGTGCTGCCCGCCGTCACCTGCGCCGCCCAGTCCACCTTCCTCACCGGCACCACCCCCGCCGAACACGGCATCGTCGCCAACGGCTGGTACTTCCGCGAGCTCGGCGACGTCCTCCTGTGGCGCCAGCACAGCGGGCTCGTCCAGGGGGACCGGCTCTGGGACGCCGCCCGCCGCGCCCGTCCCGGCTACACCGTCGCCAACATCTGCTGGTGGTACGCGATGGGCGCCGACACCGACTGGACCGTGACCCCCCGACCCGTCTACTACGCCGACGGCCGCAAGGAACCCGACTGCTACACCCGGCCCCCCGACCTGCACGACGAACTCACCGAAAAGCTCGGCACCTTCCCTCTCTTCCACTTCTGGGGCCCCGGCGCCGACCTCGTCTCCTCGCAGTGGATCATCGACGCGACCCGGCACCTCCTCGCCACCCGCACCCCCGACCTCGCCCTGTGCTACCTCCCGCACCTCGACTACGACCTCCAGCGCTACGGCCCGGACGATCCCCGCTCCCACCGCGCGGCCGCCGACCTGGACCGCGCGACGGCCCCCCTGATCGCCGACGCGCGCGCCGAGGGCCGCACCGTCGTGGCCCTCTCCGAATACGGGATCACCCGAGTGGACCGGCCCGTCGACATCAACCGTGTCCTGCGCCGCGCGGGCCTGCTGGAGGTCCACACCCAGGACGGCATGGAGTACCTGGACCCGATGGCCTCCCGGGCCTTCGCCGTCGCCGACCACCAGATCGCCCATGTCTACGTACGCCGCCCCGAGGACCTCGACGCGACCAGGGACGCCCTCGCGGATCTGCCCGGCATCGGCCGGCTCCTGGACGACGAGGGCAAGAAGGCCCACCACCTGGACCATCCCCGCTCCGGCGAACTGGTCGCCCTCGCCGAGAAGGACGCCTGGTTCACGTACTACTACTGGCTCGACGACGACCGCGCCCCCGACTTCGCGCAGCTCGTCGAGATCCACCGCAAACCCGGCTACGACCCCGTCGAGCTCTTCATGGACCCTCAGGACCCCTACGTCCGGGTCAGGGCCGCCACCGCCGTAGCCCGCAAGAAGCTCGGCATGCGCTACCGGATGGCGGTCGTCCCGCTGGACCCCTCACCTGTTCGCGGCAGCCACGGCCGCCTCCCCGCGAGCGACGACGAAGGTCCGCTCATCCTCTGCTCCACCCCCGAAGTGTTCGACGCGTACGACGGCCGAGTCCAGGCCACCGAAGTGAAGTCCCTGCTGCTCCAGCTCGCCGGACTGCACTGACAACCCCTCCGCCCCCGCCCACCCCAGGAGACACCTCACCATGAGCCGCTTCCCGAAGGACGCCGAACTCGCGCACAGGCTGAGCCGCCGCACCATCCTGGGCGTCGCCGCCGGAGCCACCGCCGCCGGCCTCCTCAGCGCCTCGTCCGCCCAGGCCACCCCCCACGGCAACCCGCAGGGCAAGGGCCACGACCACGGCAAGGGCCACGACCACGGGCACGGCAAGGGCCGCGCAATCCTGCCGCCCGGACGCCTCGGCATCCAGCTCTACAGCCTCCGCGACAAGGTCTCCACGCTCGGTTTCGCCCCCGTCTTCGCCGAACTGGAGAAGTACGGCTACGACGAGATCGAGTTCGCCGGCTACACCCAGGGATCGGCCGGGGACATCACCCTCGCCCAGCTCAAGCGGCTGGCCGGGAACCACGGCCTGAACCCCATCGGCAGCCACGTCAACTACTACGACGACAACAACCCCGGCGCCTACTCCTTCGCCCAGAACCTCACCCGGGTCCTGGACGACGCCGAGGCCCTGGGCCTGAAGCACATCGGCACCGCCTCCGGCCCGTTCCGCTACGGCTCCACCGTGGACGGCTGGAAGCGAGCGGCCGAGGACTTCAACACCTACGGCGCCGCCGCCCGCAAGCGCGGTATGAAGTTCTACCAGCACAACCACGCGGAGGAGTTCTCCTTCGCCACCGACGACCCCGAGGTCCGCCTCTACGACGTCCTGCTCGCCGAGACGGACCCCGACCTGGTCTACCTGGAGATGGACATCTACTGGGCCCTGGCCGGCCGGTTCCGCTTCGGCAGGCGGGCCGACGGCACCCCGGCCCCCTTCAACCCGATCGACTACGTACTCGAGCAGCCGGACCGCTACCCGCTCTTCCACGTCAAGGACGGCATTCGAGACGACAGCGCCACCGACGGCTACCGCATGTCGGACGTCGGTGACGGGGACATCGACTACAAGAACTTCGTGAGCCGCGTCACGGCCCGAACGGAGCGGGGCCGCACCTACCACCACTGGCAGACGGAGCACGACAACCCGGTCGACTCCCTCGCCTTCGCCCGCAAGTCCGCCGCGCACCTGCACAGCCTCCGCGAGAGCCGCTGCGGCGACTGACCCACCGCCGACGGGCGGGCCGTCCCACCCCGCGTTCAGCCGATCCCCGCCGGTCGGCAGAGCACGGCGGCCCGCCCCAGCCCGGCGCGGGCACAGCCCACGTACTCCCGGGCCTCCACCGGAGCCGTCCGGCCCGCTCCTCCCGGGCCGGCCGCACCGCGCGCCGCCGCTCCTCCCGTTCCTGGAGTAGGGGGGGGGAGGCGATCGGCGGACACGATACGTCCTTGGCCGACCACGTACGGTGAAACGATCGGCCGTTTCCGCCCCGGGTGTGCTCCCGTACCTCACTGACCACGGCAAACGCAGGTGAGAGGCACCTCGAACGCCTGGTATTGTCTTCCATGTCGCCGCGGGGAACACCACGGCGACAGACACCTTGTCCGGGTGGCGGAATGGCAGACGCGCTAGCTTGAGGTGCTAGTGCCCTTTATCGGGCGTGGGGGTTCAAGTCCCCCCTCGGACACCAGCAGAGACCCCAGTTGATCTGGGGTTTTTCTGTTTCTACGGCTGTGGCGTGACCAACCACGTGACCAACAGCCGAGAGATTCCCCAGGTCAGGCCAGGGGTGACAGGCCAAGTCGGCCCGCTCCGGAGGCACGTCACCAGAGCGACGGAGTGGAAGGCAGTGCCTTTCAGGTAGTGGCCGAGGGACACGTCTCCTCCCCACGTCAGCCGCTCGACCACACCCTCTTCACCAGGAGAACCAGCCTGGTCACGTCCCGATCCTGCTCAGAGGCGAAGCTCGGTTCGAACTCTGCGAGTTGAAGACCCAGCCACTCGCCGGCCTCCTTGGGTTCCTTCCATGTCCCTCGGATCACCGAGGGCGGTTTCATCAACCAGTGCGCCGTCTGAATCGGAGGCAGGTCGCTGGTCGGGAAGACCGCCACGGCTTCCCGGTACCGATCGTGCACCTCTTGCTCACTGGTCGCCGCCGGAGCCTGGCCGGGCGGTCTGCGGACGCTCTCCCTGTCGAACGCCCTCCTCTCCCCCACCCATGCGTAACCGTGGTGGTGCATCGCTGCTCCGTTCCGAGAGATGCCGACGGCCCCGCCCGTCGGCGTGAGGGCAGGGCCGTCAGTTCAGGTGGTGCCGTCGATCAGGCGGAGAGGGCGAAGCGGGCGGGGTGGATGCCCGCCGCGTCCAGTCCGGCCATGGTGAAGCGCAACGGCTCAGCGTCCGGACGCTTGCTGTCGCCCATGGCCCGTGCGTCCGGCCCGATCTTCGCGAGGGTCACGCACGCCTCGCCGTCCGGGTGGGTACTGCCGCCGCACGCCTTCGAGAACTCGGCTCCCTCGATGGGGAGCCCGTACAGGTCGGTCATCGTTGTGCCCTTCCTGATCTACTGACGGCCCAGAAAGGGCCGCTTCCCGCCCGTAGCGGACGGAAGTCTTGGAGTGGCCGCCCCGGCTTCCCTGAGTCCGGAGCGATGCCCGCACCACCCAGGGCAGCACCCCAGCCAGGGGACGGACCGGGGGAAGAACCTGAGCACGTCAACTCAGACGGGACGCGTCCCATCCCTGTTCAAGCCTTGTCCGGTCGGGGGACAACTGCCTGCCCCCACCGCATCGCGCCGCCGCGAATACGGGAAGGACAGGAACTTGTGACTACTCGTCCCGGACCACCATCGCGAACGAAGTGCAGATGCGCCGAAACCCACGATGGTTGCTCCGGCCGGTATGCCTCATGCACTCCACATCGACGGCCGCACTGTCCGTCGACGGCTGCGCCTGCCACTGGCAGTGAAGGCACTCCGCCTCGAACGTCACCTCGGTATCCGGGTGCTGCGTGATCCGATGCCGCACGTACCGCAGAACAGATCGGGTCACCTCGGCCGCCGCGTCCGGTGCGGATGGTTGCCGATCTCCACATCAGCATCCGTTGCGGCCGACAGGTCGCCCCTGTCCCGTGCCGCCTGTCGCTGTCCGGCCAGCGCCTCGCAGACACCACAGCCAACCGCCGGTTTCGGGGGTGGGTTGGGAAGGGTCAGGTGTACCGGTCCGCTCATGGTCGTCTGCCTTTCGCTCACACCGTGCGCCTTCCGATTCGGGTTTCAGCGGCACAGGTAATGATCCGTCGACCACGGGGCCAGTCAGCCAGGTATTCGCGTTACGGGATAAAGATCATGAACGGAAGAGAGTCGCCCACTCCGTGAGTGCACGCCTCGCAGCTTCGCCGAAGAGAGCGTTTCGTTCGTACATCTCGAACACCCTTAGATGCTCGGCGATGTCCCGAGAATCCTGAAAGACTGTTCTCCCTGTGAACGTCTCCACAGTAGCGAGGCGCTGATCGTAGACAGTGAACGTATTCATAGGCCCACGGCTCATGGCCGACTCGATCGGGAGTACGCCGATACGCACGTCAGGCAGGTGGGATAGCGATACCAGGCGGTCGACCTGCACGGCCATGGCAGCCCGATGGATCGCGGGCCATCGCACAGCTTGTTCCGTCAGCAGGAAAGTAAACGTCTTGGTGGAGTCGTACAGAACCGCCTGCCTTTCCAACTTCCTGGCGACTGTCTTTGTCTTATCGCCTGGCGATCCACTGAGGCTGGCTTTTACGTACTCAGGCGTGGCGAGAAGTCCGGTCACCATGGCGGGCAGGAAGTAGCGGAGTGTCGTGGTTTCGGACTCCAGGCCGGCCGGCTCTGCTTGCCGCTTCTCCAGGCCCCTCCGCCACGACGCCCGCTTGCCCTGCCACTCCGTATTGGCGAGCCTCGCAAGCGACATCACCTCGGCCACTTCCGCCGGTGAAGCCTCCAGAACTCTCAGGATCAACTCCACATCGACAAGGCTCGGGCCGACCCGCCCTGTCTCGATGTTGCTGAGTTTCGTCTGTGACATATTGCAGCGCTGAGCGAGCCGAACTTGGGAAAGTCCGACTCGCTTTCGCAGCTCTCGAAGCGACGCGGCTAGATCAGCCTTGGACTGACCTAGCTGCTCAGGTTGAAACGTCAAGGCCCGTACTCCCCGCAAGGAACGGCACGCTCCAAGGCGATCCGCTTCCATTCCCGATAGGGTGCAGGGTCTCCCTCGTACACCTCACGGTTTACCTGCGTGCCGTCTGGGCGGAAGTTGAGGTGAGCGATACGCCTTCCATCGAACATCCACCAGTCGCAGCCAGTGAGGGGCAACCCGTAGTCGTCGTGCGTCACGTCCAGAATCCGGATATCCTCACCGGCGTCGATGTTTCCCGGAATTCCCCAGGCGAACTGATAGCGCTGGTAATCGGTGAGAGGTTGACGCACAACGCGAACACGTCCAACGCTACGCCCCGAGTCCTTGTATCCCCGTACCCGATCATGCCAGCGCGAGTTGTGCCCAACCGGCTTAGCCTCACCTCTCAGGTACCGAGCTACGTTCTCCTGCTCCTTGGGCATGGTGTACGTGGGCTGTGCCTCGAATCGCCACGCCTCTCGCTTGAAGGCGTCGAAGAAATCGCGCCAGGCGTCACCATCCAAGAGCACGAACAGCCTCCCTGAGAACGTGCTCGGGAATCTTCACCAGTGCCTCACCGGCCGGAGGCTGGAAGGCGGAACACTGGTCGCCTTGCACAACGATCCCGCCGTCCGCCTTATCTACGTACAGGTTCGGGCAGTCGTCATCGTCGCAGTTGGGCCCGCCAGCGTTTCCGGTAAGGCGGTGCAGGTCGTCTCGCGCCATGGTGCCCCCTCTTCCGTACAGGGCTGATACCTGTCGACGCCGACGCTAGAGCGGCACGCCGGCCTGCGTCTACCAGGGAACGCGGGTATTCGCGTTGTCGGGTAGACCGGTCGCCAGCCGTCGCGCCTGCGCCTGTGCCAGCCGCCCTCTGTGAGGTCGCCGGGGTAGGTTGGTCATGTGACCAACGCATGACCAACAGCCGCCCGAAGCGGCCAGAAACAGCAGGAAACAAGAGGAGAACGCAGCCGCAGAAACCCGCTCCACCACGGGTGTTTGCGCAGGTCAGTGCGTACAAAGGCTGGTGCCCGAGTGGAGAGTTCAAGTCCCCCCTCGGACACCAGCTGAGACCCCTGTTGATCAGGGGTCTTCTGCTTTTCCGGGCTGCGGCGTGACCGGCCGTGCGACAAGCGGCCCAGCGGCGTCCCCGGTCGGGCCGAGGTGGCCGGCCCTGGGATCGCGGTGGCCGGTCCGGGGTCGAAAGGCGCCCAGGCGCCTCAGGCGCCCCGGAACCCCACCGCCCGGAACACTCAGGGGCCTGAGGAACATCCGTGTCAGATCGTGCGCGAGCCTTCGTCGGCCTGGTGGGCGGCTGACGGGGTGTCGGCCGTGGGGCCCGGTATGAAGTCGTGGTGGTAGGGACGGCTGTTCGTTCGGGGGTGAGGCTTCGGCAGCGCCCCGTCCTGCTGAGGCGACTGTGCAGTGTCGGTCGACGGATAGGCTCCTGGCATGGACATCCGTGTAGAGATCATCCGGGCGGCGAGTCGGGAGATCGTCGATGCTTTCGGCAGGTTGCTTCCGCAGTTGTCTTCGACCGCCAAGCCCCTCGACTGCGAAGCGCTCGACCGGATGGTGACGTGTGATGCCAACACGGTGCTCGTTGCCCGCACTCCTGAGTCGATCGTCGGCACCCTGACGCTGGTGCTGTTGCCCTTGCCGTCCGGCTTGCGGGCCCGCGTCGAAGACGTGGTCGTGGACAGCGCGGCTCGTGGCCAGGGGGTCGCGGGCCTTCTCATCCAGGAGGCCCTGCGGCTCGCCCGGGAAGCGGGTGCCCGGACGGTTGATCTCACTTCCCGTCCGGATCGTGCGGCGGCGAACCGGCTGTACGAGCGTCTCGGCTTCCAGGCCAGGCAGTCCACGGTGTACCGCTTCGCGATCGACGCGTAGGCGAGGTGGTCGGTGCCGGCTCGTTCCGCGTAGCGCATCGTCGTGGCGGCGCTGACGCCCAGTACTGCAACGGCACTCCGTGACGTCGTGGGCGCTGTCTCGCTGTTCGCTGTGTGCGGGCAGAGATGCCTGACGGCTGGTCAGGTGTATTCGGTGACTTCGTGGCATGGCTCGCGGGCCGGTTCGGGCGGGTGGAGTCGCTGCGGCGGGTGGTGTCCTACCTGCGGGGACTGCTCGGCGAGACGGAACGCAAGAACGGCTGGCCTGGCTGGGACCGCCGGTGACGGCGGCCCCAGGGCATGCAGCGGGTGCTGAACCACTACATGTGGGACGCCGGGGCCCCGCGCGACGATGTCCGCGACGCGGTCGGGGAACCCCTCGCCCCGAACAGGGAATTCACGTCCTCGACGAGACGGGACTCCTGAAGAAGGGCACCCGGTCGGCCGGGTGGCCCTGCACTGGCTGTCTCGGGACCTGTTTTGCAGGAAGCGGCCGTTGCGACCGCACACCCCCTCACCGCCCGCCGGGCATGCGGAACGTCACGATCCTGTCACGGACGCCACTCAAGGGCTTGTCTTCGGTCATGTAATCGTTTCCAATTATGTGTGTAATCGATTCCATGGGTCCCGCCCGCTGGTTTCGAGGCGCACCGAAACCACAAGGAGGTGGTCCGGAGATGGCGAGCATCAAGGATGTCGCGGCCCAGGCGGGAGTCTCTGTCGCCACGGTCTCCCGCGTCCTGAACGACCATCCCTCCGTCAGCCAGAACGCGCGCGGACGCGTCCTCGCCGCCGTCGAGGCCCTCGGATACCGGCCCAACGCGGTGGCCCGCTCGCTGCGCACGGATCAGACGCGCACGCTCGGCCTGGTCATCAGCGATGTACTCAACCCGTACTTCACCGCGCTGGCCCGTTCCGTGGAGGAGGAGGCGCGCGGACTCGGCTACAGCCTGATCATCGGCAACGCCGACGAGCGGCCCGAGCAGCAGGACGACCACGTACGAACGCTGCTGGACCGCAGGATCGACGGACTCCTCGTCTCGCCCGCC from Streptomyces sp. NBC_01754 includes:
- a CDS encoding nucleotide pyrophosphatase/phosphodiesterase family protein, which translates into the protein MTTPTTGPRPTPLLVLDVVGLTPQLLAHMPNLRAMAGAGSQAPLSTVLPAVTCAAQSTFLTGTTPAEHGIVANGWYFRELGDVLLWRQHSGLVQGDRLWDAARRARPGYTVANICWWYAMGADTDWTVTPRPVYYADGRKEPDCYTRPPDLHDELTEKLGTFPLFHFWGPGADLVSSQWIIDATRHLLATRTPDLALCYLPHLDYDLQRYGPDDPRSHRAAADLDRATAPLIADARAEGRTVVALSEYGITRVDRPVDINRVLRRAGLLEVHTQDGMEYLDPMASRAFAVADHQIAHVYVRRPEDLDATRDALADLPGIGRLLDDEGKKAHHLDHPRSGELVALAEKDAWFTYYYWLDDDRAPDFAQLVEIHRKPGYDPVELFMDPQDPYVRVRAATAVARKKLGMRYRMAVVPLDPSPVRGSHGRLPASDDEGPLILCSTPEVFDAYDGRVQATEVKSLLLQLAGLH
- a CDS encoding sugar phosphate isomerase/epimerase family protein, which gives rise to MSRFPKDAELAHRLSRRTILGVAAGATAAGLLSASSAQATPHGNPQGKGHDHGKGHDHGHGKGRAILPPGRLGIQLYSLRDKVSTLGFAPVFAELEKYGYDEIEFAGYTQGSAGDITLAQLKRLAGNHGLNPIGSHVNYYDDNNPGAYSFAQNLTRVLDDAEALGLKHIGTASGPFRYGSTVDGWKRAAEDFNTYGAAARKRGMKFYQHNHAEEFSFATDDPEVRLYDVLLAETDPDLVYLEMDIYWALAGRFRFGRRADGTPAPFNPIDYVLEQPDRYPLFHVKDGIRDDSATDGYRMSDVGDGDIDYKNFVSRVTARTERGRTYHHWQTEHDNPVDSLAFARKSAAHLHSLRESRCGD
- a CDS encoding DUF397 domain-containing protein, coding for MTDLYGLPIEGAEFSKACGGSTHPDGEACVTLAKIGPDARAMGDSKRPDAEPLRFTMAGLDAAGIHPARFALSA
- a CDS encoding DUF7848 domain-containing protein, producing MTRSVLRYVRHRITQHPDTEVTFEAECLHCQWQAQPSTDSAAVDVECMRHTGRSNHRGFRRICTSFAMVVRDE
- a CDS encoding helix-turn-helix domain-containing protein, which codes for MTFQPEQLGQSKADLAASLRELRKRVGLSQVRLAQRCNMSQTKLSNIETGRVGPSLVDVELILRVLEASPAEVAEVMSLARLANTEWQGKRASWRRGLEKRQAEPAGLESETTTLRYFLPAMVTGLLATPEYVKASLSGSPGDKTKTVARKLERQAVLYDSTKTFTFLLTEQAVRWPAIHRAAMAVQVDRLVSLSHLPDVRIGVLPIESAMSRGPMNTFTVYDQRLATVETFTGRTVFQDSRDIAEHLRVFEMYERNALFGEAARRALTEWATLFRS
- a CDS encoding DUF6879 family protein, producing MLLDGDAWRDFFDAFKREAWRFEAQPTYTMPKEQENVARYLRGEAKPVGHNSRWHDRVRGYKDSGRSVGRVRVVRQPLTDYQRYQFAWGIPGNIDAGEDIRILDVTHDDYGLPLTGCDWWMFDGRRIAHLNFRPDGTQVNREVYEGDPAPYREWKRIALERAVPCGEYGP
- a CDS encoding GNAT family N-acetyltransferase, with protein sequence MDIRVEIIRAASREIVDAFGRLLPQLSSTAKPLDCEALDRMVTCDANTVLVARTPESIVGTLTLVLLPLPSGLRARVEDVVVDSAARGQGVAGLLIQEALRLAREAGARTVDLTSRPDRAAANRLYERLGFQARQSTVYRFAIDA